A genomic region of Christiangramia sp. OXR-203 contains the following coding sequences:
- a CDS encoding glycosyltransferase, with translation MLNDIERFFSGEYVFLAANYFFFAYGIALMSMYFAGVILASRAIRRNKKKSRFLQVNDIVSATDIPSVSLIAPAYNEGLTIIENVKSLLSIQYPYYELILVNDGSKDDSLEKLIKEFKLERRDATFITQPIPTATVKYVYKSTLSKYTHLTVLDKNNGGRADALNAGINFATSELVVCTDADCIIEQDALLKMVRPYLEEYNSEIIACGGGIGIANDSVVKNGVMKELRLPNNLVPMVQVVEYIRAFLLGRMAWSEINGLMLVSGAFGMYPRKRVIEVSGFDAKTVGEDLELCIRLRRLMEEKELPYKVVYLPETLCWTEGPPDYDILIKQRDRWARGLWETLKIHRKLFFNPKYRYMGILYYPYWLFFEFGAPIIEFLGIICIIAFAFFGMINWTMAVLLFTAAYIVGCIFSTAAIFMYVKNFNHYNKPKQVVELLLAAYLEPFLYHPILVYGQMKGYYKKIFRIKSGWGTMTRKGFKVSDT, from the coding sequence ATGTTGAATGATATAGAAAGGTTTTTTAGCGGGGAATATGTATTTCTTGCTGCAAACTATTTTTTCTTTGCGTACGGGATCGCCCTGATGAGCATGTATTTCGCAGGTGTGATCCTGGCCAGCCGTGCCATACGCCGAAATAAGAAGAAATCGCGATTCCTGCAGGTAAATGATATTGTTAGTGCTACAGATATTCCTTCGGTTTCGCTTATTGCTCCTGCTTATAATGAAGGTCTTACCATTATTGAGAACGTAAAAAGCTTATTATCCATACAATATCCATATTATGAACTAATCCTGGTAAATGATGGAAGTAAAGATGATTCACTGGAAAAGCTCATCAAGGAATTCAAACTGGAGAGAAGGGATGCGACCTTTATCACACAGCCTATTCCTACGGCGACCGTAAAATATGTTTATAAAAGTACACTTTCAAAATATACCCATCTTACTGTTCTGGATAAAAACAACGGTGGCCGTGCAGATGCCCTGAATGCCGGGATCAATTTTGCAACATCAGAACTGGTAGTTTGTACAGATGCGGATTGTATCATCGAGCAGGATGCCCTACTAAAAATGGTACGACCTTACCTAGAAGAATATAACAGCGAAATTATCGCCTGTGGCGGTGGTATTGGAATTGCAAATGATTCGGTCGTAAAGAACGGGGTGATGAAAGAACTGCGTTTGCCTAACAACTTGGTGCCTATGGTGCAGGTCGTGGAATATATTCGGGCATTTCTGTTAGGTCGAATGGCCTGGAGCGAAATAAACGGACTCATGCTCGTATCTGGAGCTTTTGGTATGTATCCTAGGAAGAGGGTGATCGAGGTAAGTGGATTTGATGCAAAAACAGTTGGAGAAGATCTTGAGCTATGTATTCGCTTAAGACGTTTGATGGAAGAAAAGGAATTACCTTATAAAGTGGTTTATTTACCGGAAACCTTATGCTGGACAGAAGGGCCGCCAGATTATGATATTTTAATTAAGCAGCGTGATCGCTGGGCGCGGGGACTTTGGGAAACTTTGAAGATCCATAGGAAATTATTCTTCAATCCTAAGTATCGCTACATGGGAATTCTCTATTATCCTTACTGGTTGTTTTTCGAGTTTGGAGCGCCTATTATTGAATTTCTGGGAATCATTTGTATCATCGCTTTTGCTTTCTTCGGAATGATTAACTGGACAATGGCAGTGTTATTATTTACAGCAGCTTACATTGTAGGATGTATCTTTTCCACGGCAGCCATTTTTATGTATGTCAAGAACTTTAATCATTATAACAAACCAAAGCAGGTTGTAGAACTTCTTCTTGCTGCATATCTCGAACCTTTCCTGTATCATCCAATACTGGTATATGGCCAAATGAAGGGTTATTATAAGAAGATCTTCCGTATTAAATCTGGCTGGGGTACCATGACCAGAAAAGGATTTAAGGTTTCAGACACCTAG
- a CDS encoding response regulator produces the protein MRKVLVIQEDIIILKILERLVTINHFDCKAIRSLDALTIEDQQSDFEFIITDILFEGIAPLEFVAQVQEIIPHKNLLVVTNMGQDKIKKEIFALKDITGFYAVPIDLDEIESTIQAYS, from the coding sequence ATGCGAAAAGTTCTGGTCATTCAGGAAGATATAATTATTTTAAAGATTCTGGAAAGGCTTGTAACCATAAACCATTTTGATTGTAAAGCCATAAGATCGCTGGATGCGCTTACGATAGAGGATCAACAAAGTGATTTTGAATTTATTATCACAGACATTCTTTTTGAAGGAATTGCACCACTGGAATTTGTGGCCCAGGTGCAGGAAATTATTCCGCATAAGAATTTATTGGTGGTTACGAACATGGGACAGGATAAAATAAAGAAGGAGATCTTCGCATTGAAAGATATTACTGGCTTTTACGCAGTGCCCATAGATCTGGACGAAATCGAATCAACAATTCAGGCATATTCATGA
- a CDS encoding response regulator, giving the protein MKRKLNILFIEDDEIEVMKLNRTLNSVELKHMVQNARDGEEALEFLQHKDRLPEIILLDLNMPKMNGIEFLSILKQDETLKYIPTIILTTSSNRKDLLDCFNIGIAGYIIKPLKYDDYVYKLKSVLDYWSINELIKV; this is encoded by the coding sequence ATGAAACGTAAGTTAAATATCCTTTTTATCGAAGATGATGAAATTGAGGTAATGAAACTAAATCGTACGCTAAATTCAGTAGAATTAAAGCATATGGTTCAGAATGCAAGAGATGGTGAAGAGGCATTAGAATTTTTGCAACATAAGGATCGTTTACCAGAAATAATATTATTGGATTTAAATATGCCTAAAATGAATGGTATCGAATTTCTTAGTATTTTAAAACAGGATGAAACGCTAAAGTATATTCCTACTATTATCCTTACAACATCAAGTAATCGGAAAGATTTATTAGATTGTTTTAATATTGGTATCGCTGGTTATATCATAAAACCTCTCAAATATGATGATTATGTCTATAAACTAAAAAGTGTACTGGATTACTGGAGCATTAACGAACTGATTAAAGTATAA
- a CDS encoding heme NO-binding domain-containing protein: protein MKGIVFTEFLEMVEQEFGLEVLDQIINESDLSSGGVYTAVGTYDFIEMQRLIVKLSEKTGLSANDLLYAYGKTFFAVLEKNHANIFSLYDGPLEMLASIENHIHVEVRKLYPGAELPTFRVIQQDDNFLEMMYYSDRSMYMFAKALMVQTFDHFLENSRIELEKVQDDGTQVRFRIYKEPHAVN, encoded by the coding sequence ATGAAAGGAATTGTTTTTACTGAGTTTCTGGAGATGGTCGAACAGGAGTTTGGTCTGGAAGTTCTGGATCAAATCATCAATGAATCTGATTTGAGTTCAGGAGGTGTATATACTGCGGTTGGAACCTATGACTTCATAGAAATGCAGAGGCTCATTGTAAAACTTTCAGAAAAAACAGGTTTGAGTGCAAATGATCTTCTGTATGCATACGGAAAAACATTTTTTGCAGTTCTTGAAAAGAATCATGCAAATATTTTCAGCCTATATGATGGACCACTGGAAATGCTAGCTTCCATCGAAAATCACATCCATGTAGAAGTTAGAAAATTATATCCAGGAGCTGAGCTACCTACCTTTCGTGTTATTCAGCAAGACGACAATTTTCTTGAGATGATGTATTATTCAGACAGGTCTATGTACATGTTTGCAAAAGCGCTCATGGTACAAACCTTTGACCATTTTCTTGAAAATTCAAGGATAGAACTGGAAAAAGTTCAGGACGATGGAACACAGGTGAGGTTTAGAATTTACAAAGAGCCACATGCAGTTAACTAA